In a genomic window of Wyeomyia smithii strain HCP4-BCI-WySm-NY-G18 chromosome 1, ASM2978416v1, whole genome shotgun sequence:
- the LOC129718017 gene encoding 26S proteasome regulatory subunit 4 yields MGQNQSAGSGGDKKDDKDKKKKYEPPIPTRVGKKKRKAKGPDAAMKLPLVTPHTRCRLKLLKLERIKDYLLMEEEFIRNQERLKPQDEKNEEERSKVDDLRGTPMSVGNLEEIIDDNHAIVSTSVGSEHYVSILSFVDKDQLEPGCSVLLNHKVHAVVGVLGDDTDPMVTVMKLEKAPQETYADIGGLDTQIQEIKESVELPLTHPEYYEEMGIKPPKGVILYGPPGTGKTLLAKAVANQTSATFLRVVGSELIQKYLGDGPKLVRELFRVAEEHAPSIVFIDEIDAVGTKRYDSNSGGEREIQRTMLELLNQLDGFDSRGDVKVIMATNRIETLDPALIRPGRIDRKIEFPLPDEKTKRRIFNIHTARMTLAEDVNLSELIMAKDDLSGADIKAICTEAGLMALRERRMKVTNEDFKKSKESVLYRKKEGTPEGLYL; encoded by the exons ATG GGACAAAACCAGTCGGCCGGAAGCGGCGGAGACAAGAAGGATGACAAAGATAAGAAGAAAAAGTACGAACCACCGATCCCGACCCGGGTCGGTAAGAAAAAGCGCAAGGCTAAGGGTCCGGATGCGGCCATGAAGCTGCCCCTGGTAACACCGCATACTCGGTGCCGTTTGAAGCTGCTGAAGTTGGAACGAATCAAGGACTATCTGCTGATGGAGGAGGAATTTATTCGTAACCAGGAGCGTCTTAAGCCCCAGGATGAAAAGAATGAAGAGGAACGTTCCAAGGTCGACGATCTGAGAGGAACTCCGATGTCGGTTGGAAACTTGGAGGAAATTATTGACGATAATCATGCAATCGTTTCGACGTCCGTGGGTAGTGAGCATTACGTGAGCATCCTTTCGTTTGTCGATAAGGATCAACTCGAGCCTGGGTGCTCGGTTCTGTTGAATCACAAAGTGCACGCCGTTGTTGGTGTTCTCGGGGACGATACGGACCCTATGGTGACCGTAATGAAACTCGAGAAAGCACCACAGGAAACGTATGCTGATATTGGTGGATTGGATACGCAAATTCAGGAAATCAAAGAGTCTGTTGAGTTGCCGCTTACCCATCCAGAATATTATGAAGAGATGGGTATTAAGCCACCGAAAGGTGTCATCCTGTACGGACCTCCAGGAacgggaaaaactcttctggcCAAGGCTGTAGCCAATCAAACTTCAGCCACTTTCCTGCGCGTTGTCGGTTCTGAActgattcaaaaatatttgggAGATGGGCCGAAGTTGGTCCGCGAGCTTTTCCGTGTTGCGGAGGAACACGCGCCGTCTATAGTTTTTATTGATGAAATTGATGCTGTCGGTACGAAACGCTACGATTCCAATTCTGGTGGAGAACGGGAAATCCAAAGAACTATGCTGGAGCTTCTAAATCAACTGGATGGTTTCGATTCACGTGGGGATGTGAAAGTTATTATGGCAACCAATCGTATAGAAACTTTGGATCCTGCACTGATTCGGCCAGGCCGGATTGATCGTAAAATTGAGTTCCCACTGCCGGACGAGAAGACGAAGCGGCGTATCTTTAATATTCACACCGCCAGGATGACCCTGGCGGAGGATGTGAATTTGTCGGAGTTGATTATGGCCAAGGATGATCTGTCGGGTGCCGATATTAAGGCCATCTGTACCGAGGCGGGACTGATGGCGCTTCGCGAGCGCAGGATGAAGGTTACGAATGAAGACTTTAAGAAATCGAAGGAAAGTGTTCTCTATCGCAAGAAGGAGGGTACACCGGAAGGTTTATACTTGTAA